In a single window of the Acyrthosiphon pisum isolate AL4f chromosome X, pea_aphid_22Mar2018_4r6ur, whole genome shotgun sequence genome:
- the cp72 gene encoding cuticular protein 72 precursor: protein MSQQKAVVVLLLNVFLTSFVCAQYGSPAGNSNPGYGGTGTSVPSGDYGHKGQNPVGGPSGSDGNSEPEPFNFAYQVKDAPTNTDFKHEANSDGKRVTGAYSVLLPDGRNQVVTYVADENGYNAKINYEGEAKPQPSQPGSQGGYPSAPGFPSAAPSYPSAAPGYPSAAAPGYPSAAAPGYPSSASGFPSSAPGGYPSSAPSYPSSAPGFPSSAPSYPTGVKGSYAAPQPKNGGY, encoded by the exons ATGAGCCAACAAAAG GCCGTCGTCGTTCTattattgaatgtatttttaacatcattCGTCTGCGCCCAATATGGTAGTCCTGCTGGCAATAGCAATCCCGGATACGGTGGTACAGGTACCAGTGTACCATCAGGAGATTATGGACACAAAGGCCAAAATCCCGTCGGAGGACCTAGTGGATCAGATGGAAATTCAGAA CCCGAGCCGTTCAACTTTGCTTACCAAGTAAAAGATGCACCCACCAATACAGACTTCAAGCACGAAGCCAACAGTGACGGCAAACGAGTGACCGGAGCGTACAGCGTACTTCTTCCTGATGGTCGTAATCAAGTAGTGACATATGTTGCCGACGAAAATGGTTACAACGCCAAGATCAACTATGAAGGAGAAGCAAAACCACAACCATCTCAACCAGGCAGCCAAGGAGGTTATCCGTCCGCACCAGGTTTCCCTTCTGCTGCTCCTAGTTATCCTTCCGCTGCCCCTGGTTATCCTTCTGCGGCCGCCCCTGGATATCCTTCTGCAGCTGCCCCTGGTTATCCTTCTTCAGCATCTGGTTTTCCTTCTTCAGCTCCAGGTGGTTACCCATCGTCTGCCCCGAGTTATCCTTCATCAGCGCCGGGTTTCCCATCGTCTGCCCCGAGTTACCCGACCGGCGTTAAAGGATCTTACGCCGCACCTCAACCCAAAAACGGaggatattaa